DNA from Sulfurimonas xiamenensis:
TCCAAAGGGAGCTTGCAGCGAGTGTGACGGTCTTGGACTTCGCTATGCACTAGATCAAGATAAGATAATAGACAGAGATCTCTGCATAGAAAAGGGTGCCATAAAGATCGTTTACGGCTTTAACAAAGGGTACTACTTTACCTTTTTAAAAGGCTTTTGTGCGGCAAACGACATTGACATCACCGTGCCGTACTCAGAACTGCCTGAGTATAAACAAAAAGCGATACTCCACGGCGGCATCGATGAAGTGAGCTTTCTGTGGAAAAACCATGAGGTAAAGCGGGTCTGGCCTGGAATCATCAAGATAGCATACGATATGTTCAAAGATGAGAAAGAGTTGGCTGATTATATGAGTGAGAAGGTCTGCAATGTCTGTAATGGACATAGACTTAAAAGAGAATCACTTGCAGTAAAGGTGGCGGGCAAAGGAATTGCAGAGATTTTGGATATGCCTATTGCAAAGAGCCATGAGTGGTTTAAAGAAGAGAGCAACTTTTCTGCTCTCTCAAAGCAGAATGAGCAGATATCAGCACCTATTTTAAATGAGATTAGAGAGAGGCTCTACTTTTTGTTTGATGTTGGACTTGGTTACATTACCCTTGGGCGCGATGCAAGAACTATAAGCGGAGGAGAAGCGCAGAGAATCCGCATTGCTTCGCAGATCGGCAGCGGTTTAACTGGTGTTTTATATGTTTTGGATGAGCCGAGCATCGGATTGCATGAGAGAGATACGCTAAAACTTATCCGCACCCTTAGAAGCCTTCAAGAGAAGGGGAACAGCGTTATCGTCGTCGAACATGACAAAGAGACCATAGAGAATGCAGATTTTATAGTAGATATCGGAACGGGTGCAGGAAAATTCGGCGGAGAGGTCGTTTTTGCAGGAACGCTTGAGAAGTTAAAAAAGGCAAAAACACTGACCGCGGACTATCTTTACGGCAGAAAAAAGATTGAGTATTTTTACAGACGCAAACAGGATAAGTTTATAGAGATTAAAAATGTGACACTTAACAATATAGAAAATCTAAGTGCAAGAATCCCTCTCAATAATTTTGTCTGTATAACAGGTGTGAGCGGAAGCGGAAAGAGCTCTTTGATGCTTCAAACACTTCTTCCGACAGCAAGAGAGCTTTTAAATCATGCAAGAAAGGTTAACAAAGTAGCAGGTGTTGAGATAACTGGATTAGAACATGTAGACAAAGTGATCTATCTCGACCAAAGTCCGATAGGGCGAACTCCGAGATCAAACCCCGCAACATACACGGGCGTCATGGATGAGATAAGAAATCTTTTCGCACAGACAAAAGAGGCACAGATACGAGGCTATACGAGTTCTAGATTTAGCTTCAATGTCAAAGGCGGAAGATGCGAGAAGTGTCAAGGCGAGGGCGAAAACAAGATTGAGATGCACTTTTTGCCTGACATTATGGTTAAGTGTGACACATGTAAGGGCACGCGCTACAATCAACAAACGCTAGAAGTGTTGTATAAAGGAAAAAATATCTCTGAAGTGCTTAAAATGAGCGTAGAAGAGGCATATGAATTTTTTAAACCTATTCCTAAAATCAATCAGATACTCTCAACACTTGTGGATGTTGGTCTTGGCTATATTACTCTTGGTCAAAATGCAGTAACACTATCAGGAGGTGAGGCTCAGAGAATCAAGCTTTCAAAAGAGCTTAGCCGAAAAGATACGGGCAAGACACTTTATATACTTGACGAACCGACAACAGGACTTCATTTTGCAGATGTGGACAGGCTGACTGGTGTTCTTCATAAGTTTGTAGAGCTTGGCAACTCGGTGCTTATAATTGAGCATAATCTCGACATGATAAAAAATGCCGACTACATCATAGACATGGGACCTGAAGGCGGAAGCGGCGGCGGTCTTATAATCGCTGAGGGAAGCCCTGAAAAGGTAGCAGACGAGCATAAAAAAACTCTCTCTTATACGGGCGAATATCTTGCAAAAGAGCTTTTACTTCATAAATAAAAAAGCAAATTAAATAATAATTTTAAAGGAAAAGAGTGGAGCAAATAAAATTAACAGAGTATAGTCATGGAGCAGGATGCGGATGTAAAATCTCTCCAATGCTTCTTGATGAGATACTAAAAACCAACATCTCAACTGCTCTCTATCCACAGCTTCTTGTGGGAAATGAGCATAAAGATGACGCAGCTGCTTATGATTTGGGCAATGGCACATCTGTTCTCTCTACAACTGATTTTTTTATGCCTATAGTAGATGATCCTTTTACTTTCGGGCGCATCGCTGCTACAAATGCACTAAGTGATATTTATGCGATGGGAGGGAAGCCTCTTATGGCTATCTCCATCTTTGGATGGCCGATAGATAAGCTAAGCGCAGATGTGGCGCGTCAGGTAATAGAAGGAGGTCGAGCTGTTTGTGAAGATGCGGGTATTCCTCTTGCCGGCGGGCACTCTATAGACTCTCCCGAGCCGATTTTTGGATTGGCTGTTACGGGTTTGGTAGAGAATAAAAACCTTATGAAAAACAACAGTGCCGAGGAAGATTGTTTTATATTTCTAACAAAACCTATAGGTATCGGCATACTTACAACCGCTCAAAAACAAAAAAAGATTGAAGTAGGCGACATAGATGCAGCGATTGAAGCTATGGTTACACTCAATAAACAGGGGAGTGCTTTGGCATCTCTTGATGGTGTTTTAGCTATGACAGACATTACAGGATTTGGTCTTTTAGGACATTTGAGCGAAGTGTGCGAAGCAAGTGGAATAAGTGCAAATATATGGTTTGAGAAAGTCCCGCTTCTAAGAAATGTTGAAAAATATAGAGCGCTTGGCTGTATACCTGGCGGTTCTCGTAAAAACTTTATGAGTTACGGCCATAAAATTTCTCAGATGAGTGACATGCAAAGAGAGATACTCTGCGATGCACAAACCTCAGGCGGACTTCTTGTTATAGTTAAAAAAGATGGTTTAGATGCATTTTACAAAACAGTGCGTGCGGCAGGTTTAGAACTTGAGCCAATCGGTGAAACAGCAGCACAAGGCAAATATTTAATAGAGGTTTTATAAGTGAATGAACTTTTTGATGACTTTAAATCAATTGTTGTAAATAATACTCCTTTAATTGATGTCCGTGCACCGGTAGAGTTTAAAAAAGGATCATTTTTACATGCTGCAAATCTTCCTATTATGAATGATGAAGAGCGGCACGATATAGGAATATGTTATAAAAACAACGGAAATGCAAAAGCTCTAGAGCTTGGGCATCAACTGGTAAGAGGAGATATAAAAGAGAAGCGTGTGCAGGCATGGCTTGATTTTATGGATTCAAATCCTGATGCTTTGCTTTATTGTTTTCGAGGCGGACAGCGCTCTAAGATAGCACAGAGCTGGATGCAAGAAAAAGGCAGAAAGATAGTTCGTTTAAAGGGCGGATACAAAGCCTTTAGAGGTTATTTGCTAAATGAACTTGAACATTTTAATCAACAATTTAAGCCTATAATTCTCGGCGGAAGAACCGGTTCAGGAAAAACAATAGAGCTTAAAAAGATGCAAAATGCAATCGATCTTGAAGGACTTGCAAACCACAGAGGCTCCTCTTTTGGGCAAAAAATCACACCGCAAACCTCACAGATTAATTTTGAGAATAATTTAGCATATAGATTGATTCAAAAAAGAGAAGAGGGGCTTAAAACTCTTGTTTTTGAAGATGAAGGAAAACATATCGGCACTGTTTTTATGCCTGATAGTTTTATACCTGTGATGTCCAAAGCACCGCTTGTTATACTTGAAACGCCAATAGATAAGAGAATAGAGATAACTTTAGATGAGTATGTTGTTAAAGCGCAAGAAGTGTATGAGAGTGCAGGTTTTACAGATGCTTTCAAAGTTTGGCAAGAAAGCATAGAAAATGCCATGTATCGGATAAAAAAACGACTTGGAAATCAAAAGTACAGTGAGGTGTGTATGCTTTTTAAAAATGCTTTAGAGGAGCAGAAGAGAAACAGCTCATTTGATGGTTACAAAGAGTGGGTAGCGTATCTTCTGCAAAACTATTATGATCCAATGTATGATTATCAGATACAAAAACGCTCTAAGCAGGTGGTCTTTAAAGGCAGTGCAGAAGAGATCAAAGAGTATATAGAGAGGGTTATTTAAGAGTGCCTAACTCTCCCGATGGTTCTTGATAAAGTCTTAGGTCAAACTCTTTAAGCGCTACAAGAAGATGGTCAAAAATATCTGATTGTACTGCTTCATATTCTGCCCATTTATTTTTATTGCTAAAAGCGTAGACTTCAAGAGGAACACCTTTGGAAGTTGGCTGAAGCTGTCTTATAATAAAAGTGAAATTTTTGCTGTCTATATTTGGATTATTTTCCAAGTATCTTTTTATATACTCTCTGAAAGTTCCTATATTTGTAAGTTTTCTTTTGTTAAGCGTTATTTCATCTGTTGTATCGACAACTTTTTGTTTCTCTTTGAGATACTCTTTTAAAATCTCTATTTTATCTAGTTTTTCTAGAAGTTCAGTGTTGCAGAATTTGATAGAGTTTACATCTATAAACAAAGAGCGCTTAATTCTTCTGCCGCCGCTCTTTTCCATGCCTCTCCAGTTTTTAAAAGAGCTCTCCATAAATTTATAAGTCGGAATAGTAACTATGGTTTTATCCCAGTTTTGAACCTTTACCGAGTGCAGGGCGATATCGATAACTTCTCCATCTGCACCAAAATTTTCAGCTTCTATCCAGTCGCCGACTCTAAAGAGGTCATTTGCAACAATTTGCACGCTTGCAACAAGAGAGAGGATTGTATCTTTAAATATAAACATCAAAACGGCGGTAAATGCACCAACACCGCTTAGAACTCCCCATGGAGAAATGCCAACTAAAACACATACGGCGATAATAAAACCAAGGATATAAACAATCATTTTTAGAAGCTGGATATAACCCTTTATGGGTTTGTCTTTTGAAATTTCCAGAGTGTTATATATCTCTAGAGTAGTTGATAAAAATTTATCTATAGTTTTTATAATTACAACAGCTATCCAAAATTTGATTATTTGAGAAACACTGCTGCTTATGTTTTGTGGATAAAATTGAGAAAAATAAAGAATTACAACAGGAGGAATAAGATGGGCAAGCTGCTCAAAAAAACCTGTTTTAATAAATGTATTGTCCAGCTCTGATTTTGTTTTAAAAATAAGTTTATGTATAATTTTTATTATATATTTTTTAGATATAAAATAGGCAATTATTGAAATGAGTATGCTTGAGCCGATTATTATAGAAACTTGTAAAAGAGCTTGAAAATCAATTTCATTTATGAAATTTTGCATAAACATTCCTACTAATAAATTTCAAATTTTATTTAGATAAAAAACAGTGCAATTTTAACATATATTGCAAATAAATTTAGGTAGAATTGTTTTAAATTCACAATAGTTCTCTTTATAAGAGCGGGTATGATTTTATTTCAAAAGTGGGATTTTATGATAAAAGTTTTATTAACAGGTGCAAATGGATATATCGGAAGAAGATTGAAAAATGCACTTAAAAATCAAAAAGATGTAGAGCTTAGAATTTTTGTGCGAAATAAAAAGAGTCTCTCAGAGGATATACTTAAAAATTTTGAAGTGATAGAAGGGGACACATTTGACAGGGATGCTTTAAAAAAAGCGTTAGATGGAATAGATATGGCTTATTATCTTATTCACTCTCTTAATAAAAAAAATTATAAGGATTTAGATAATCTCTCAGCTCAAAATTTTATAGATATTGCTTCTGAGTGCGGTGTAAAAAGAGTTATCTATCTTGGCGGACTTGGCGTTAAAAACAGCGATACAAGTGAGCATCTCTTAAGTAGAATACAAACAGGAGAGATACTCAGCTCTTCTGATAGTGTTCAAAGTATTTGGCTGCGTGCAGGCGTGATAATAGGATCTGGAGGTGCAAGTTTTGAGATTATAAGAAATCTTGTTGAAAAACTCCCTGTTATGATAACTCCAAAATGGGTCAATACATATGCGCAGCCGATTGCGGTTGATGATGTTATCAACTATCTTATTTCATCTCTCTATCTTGAGTATGATAAAAATTTAGTTGTAGATATAGGTTCACAAAAAATGATGTACAGAGATATGATGCTACAAACAGCAAAAGCACTTGAACTTAAAAGATATCTTATTCCTGTTCCGTTTATGAGTATAAATTTTTCATCCTACTGGCTTAATCTCTTTACACCCGTTCCTTTTATTGTTGCAAAAGCATTGATAGAGGGTTTAAAATGCGAAGTAACTGTTCAAAACGATAATGCTAAAAAATATTTTCCAAATATTGAACCTATGAATTATATCCAAGCCGTACAAAAAGCAGTAAGCGAGATAGAAGAGAATCAGGTAATAAGCAGATGGAGCGATGCGGAGGGTTCATCATGGGAGCAGACGCACGCAAAAGAGATAAATGACGCTATATTCGTAGATAGAAAAGAAGCCGATATCAGTGCTTATGATAAAGAGAAGGTGTTTAAGGCTATTAAATCAATAGGCGGCGAGAACGGCTGGTTTGATTATGATTTTTTATGGGAGTTGCGGGGCATTGCCGACAAAGCATTGGGCGGAGTAGGGCTTAATCGCGGCAGACGAGATAGCTGTGATTTAAGACTAGGCGAGTGTCTTGATTTTTGGAGAGTTGAAGATTTAAAGGAAAATGAGAGACTGCTTCTATTTGCTCAAATGAAATTGCCGGGTCATGCTTGGCTTGAGTTTAAGATAGAGGGGGATAGACTTATCCAATCTGCCTATTTTTATCCAAAAGGGATATGGGGCAGACTCTATTGGTACTCTTTAGTCCCTGCACACTATTTTATATTTAAAAATATGATAAATGGCATTTTAAAGAATAGTTTAAAAAATATATAAATTTTCATCTGTTTTTGTTATGTTATGTAATTATAAACAACCCATGTTGTAAAAAATGAAAATATAATTCCATAGCCAACAATAGCAGAACTTAGCCTCGGCGCAAGTCCTGCCATAGAAGCAATTGCAGCTGCAGTAATCATAGGTGCCATAGAAGCTTCCATTATGGATATTAAAGCAGCTTTACTATTCCAAGAAAATATATTACAAATTATAATTGCTAAAATGGGAGCTAAGATAAGTTTAATTCCCAAAGCCAGTGTAAATGGTTTTATGTCTTCTGATGGAAGTTTGAATTGAAGTTGAAGACCGACTGCTACAAGAGCCAAAGGAATAATTGTGCTAGCAAGTGAAGATAACACACTCTCTACTACCGGATGAAATGTGGTGCCAATAAAACAAAGAGCAATGATTAGAGCCAAAAATGGCGGGAATGTTAATATTTTAAGAAATAGTACTTTTATATCAACATTTTGTGTATTTGAATAATAGATTGATACAAAAGTTCCATAGGTAGAAAGCGCTATAAAAGAGCCTAATTGATCATACATTACAACATATCCAAGCGCTGATTCTCCAAAATAAGCTTGAATCATTGGTATTCCTAGATAAGAAGTATTACCCAAGACTGCTACAAGCATCAAAGCACCTGTTATCTCTTTTGTAAATGTGAGCAATTTTGAAAAGTATAAAACTGCCAAAGCGCTTATGCTCATTACAAGCCAAGCTATAAAAACAGGAATCATAACCTCAAAAGAGAAGTTTAATTTTGGAATTTGAAGAAGGACTAAAGCTGGAGCTGAAATATAGAGAATAAATTGGTTTAAAATAAGAGGTGT
Protein-coding regions in this window:
- the uvrA gene encoding excinuclease ABC subunit UvrA translates to MKKKELIKIIGARENNLKNISLEIPKNELVVFTGLSGSGKSTLAFDTLYAEGQRRYMESLSSYARQFLDRVGKPDVDKIEGLTPAIAIDQKTTSKNPRSTVGTITEIYDYLRLLYARIGVQHCHKCGKKISQMSASDIIGEVAKLPEGAKLVLLAPLVREKKGSFHDILESLVHKGYVRAMIDGVMVRLDEEIELSKTKKHTIKVVVDRVVVKEENKERIAADVEKALKESYGELEVDILNYEELGLKSQSIHYSEHNACFDCKISFDPLEPLSFSFNSPKGACSECDGLGLRYALDQDKIIDRDLCIEKGAIKIVYGFNKGYYFTFLKGFCAANDIDITVPYSELPEYKQKAILHGGIDEVSFLWKNHEVKRVWPGIIKIAYDMFKDEKELADYMSEKVCNVCNGHRLKRESLAVKVAGKGIAEILDMPIAKSHEWFKEESNFSALSKQNEQISAPILNEIRERLYFLFDVGLGYITLGRDARTISGGEAQRIRIASQIGSGLTGVLYVLDEPSIGLHERDTLKLIRTLRSLQEKGNSVIVVEHDKETIENADFIVDIGTGAGKFGGEVVFAGTLEKLKKAKTLTADYLYGRKKIEYFYRRKQDKFIEIKNVTLNNIENLSARIPLNNFVCITGVSGSGKSSLMLQTLLPTARELLNHARKVNKVAGVEITGLEHVDKVIYLDQSPIGRTPRSNPATYTGVMDEIRNLFAQTKEAQIRGYTSSRFSFNVKGGRCEKCQGEGENKIEMHFLPDIMVKCDTCKGTRYNQQTLEVLYKGKNISEVLKMSVEEAYEFFKPIPKINQILSTLVDVGLGYITLGQNAVTLSGGEAQRIKLSKELSRKDTGKTLYILDEPTTGLHFADVDRLTGVLHKFVELGNSVLIIEHNLDMIKNADYIIDMGPEGGSGGGLIIAEGSPEKVADEHKKTLSYTGEYLAKELLLHK
- the selD gene encoding selenide, water dikinase SelD, which produces MEQIKLTEYSHGAGCGCKISPMLLDEILKTNISTALYPQLLVGNEHKDDAAAYDLGNGTSVLSTTDFFMPIVDDPFTFGRIAATNALSDIYAMGGKPLMAISIFGWPIDKLSADVARQVIEGGRAVCEDAGIPLAGGHSIDSPEPIFGLAVTGLVENKNLMKNNSAEEDCFIFLTKPIGIGILTTAQKQKKIEVGDIDAAIEAMVTLNKQGSALASLDGVLAMTDITGFGLLGHLSEVCEASGISANIWFEKVPLLRNVEKYRALGCIPGGSRKNFMSYGHKISQMSDMQREILCDAQTSGGLLVIVKKDGLDAFYKTVRAAGLELEPIGETAAQGKYLIEVL
- the mnmH gene encoding tRNA 2-selenouridine(34) synthase MnmH, translated to MNELFDDFKSIVVNNTPLIDVRAPVEFKKGSFLHAANLPIMNDEERHDIGICYKNNGNAKALELGHQLVRGDIKEKRVQAWLDFMDSNPDALLYCFRGGQRSKIAQSWMQEKGRKIVRLKGGYKAFRGYLLNELEHFNQQFKPIILGGRTGSGKTIELKKMQNAIDLEGLANHRGSSFGQKITPQTSQINFENNLAYRLIQKREEGLKTLVFEDEGKHIGTVFMPDSFIPVMSKAPLVILETPIDKRIEITLDEYVVKAQEVYESAGFTDAFKVWQESIENAMYRIKKRLGNQKYSEVCMLFKNALEEQKRNSSFDGYKEWVAYLLQNYYDPMYDYQIQKRSKQVVFKGSAEEIKEYIERVI
- a CDS encoding mechanosensitive ion channel family protein, whose product is MQNFINEIDFQALLQVSIIIGSSILISIIAYFISKKYIIKIIHKLIFKTKSELDNTFIKTGFFEQLAHLIPPVVILYFSQFYPQNISSSVSQIIKFWIAVVIIKTIDKFLSTTLEIYNTLEISKDKPIKGYIQLLKMIVYILGFIIAVCVLVGISPWGVLSGVGAFTAVLMFIFKDTILSLVASVQIVANDLFRVGDWIEAENFGADGEVIDIALHSVKVQNWDKTIVTIPTYKFMESSFKNWRGMEKSGGRRIKRSLFIDVNSIKFCNTELLEKLDKIEILKEYLKEKQKVVDTTDEITLNKRKLTNIGTFREYIKRYLENNPNIDSKNFTFIIRQLQPTSKGVPLEVYAFSNKNKWAEYEAVQSDIFDHLLVALKEFDLRLYQEPSGELGTLK
- a CDS encoding SDR family oxidoreductase; this translates as MILFQKWDFMIKVLLTGANGYIGRRLKNALKNQKDVELRIFVRNKKSLSEDILKNFEVIEGDTFDRDALKKALDGIDMAYYLIHSLNKKNYKDLDNLSAQNFIDIASECGVKRVIYLGGLGVKNSDTSEHLLSRIQTGEILSSSDSVQSIWLRAGVIIGSGGASFEIIRNLVEKLPVMITPKWVNTYAQPIAVDDVINYLISSLYLEYDKNLVVDIGSQKMMYRDMMLQTAKALELKRYLIPVPFMSINFSSYWLNLFTPVPFIVAKALIEGLKCEVTVQNDNAKKYFPNIEPMNYIQAVQKAVSEIEENQVISRWSDAEGSSWEQTHAKEINDAIFVDRKEADISAYDKEKVFKAIKSIGGENGWFDYDFLWELRGIADKALGGVGLNRGRRDSCDLRLGECLDFWRVEDLKENERLLLFAQMKLPGHAWLEFKIEGDRLIQSAYFYPKGIWGRLYWYSLVPAHYFIFKNMINGILKNSLKNI
- a CDS encoding AEC family transporter, with protein sequence MENFALIFSAIFIGYIINKLDVFPKDTPLILNQFILYISAPALVLLQIPKLNFSFEVMIPVFIAWLVMSISALAVLYFSKLLTFTKEITGALMLVAVLGNTSYLGIPMIQAYFGESALGYVVMYDQLGSFIALSTYGTFVSIYYSNTQNVDIKVLFLKILTFPPFLALIIALCFIGTTFHPVVESVLSSLASTIIPLALVAVGLQLQFKLPSEDIKPFTLALGIKLILAPILAIIICNIFSWNSKAALISIMEASMAPMITAAAIASMAGLAPRLSSAIVGYGIIFSFFTTWVVYNYIT